The Terriglobales bacterium DNA window AAGGGCTCTACGCCCACAAGCGCATCGGACGCAGCGAAGAACGCGTGTTCAGTGCCGGCGAGAGACACGCGAACCGCGCCGAATCGCGGCCGGTCCGGGAGCGTGACGAGGAAAGGCCGTTCCGCAACCGCAGGCCATACAACTGACCGCGTTTGGCGGGCGTGACGTTGAGCGTAGCGAAACGGTGAGCCCGCCGCGGTCATCCTGACGCCGAGCGCAGCGAGGGGGAAGGATCTCGTGAAGTTCGTCAAATACAGCAAATACGTCGGCGACCCCGCCTCCGAGATGAGCATGGAGGACCTGCTCAACGCCCTCTCCGACTACCTGCTGAACAGCGGTTTCCAGAACCCTTACGCGCAGTTCTACGAGATGAACGAGCAGTCGCTCGAAGAGCTGAAGCAGGCCATCGAGCAGGCGCTGCTGAACGGCGAACTCTTCGATGAGGAGGTGCGCGACCGCCTGCAGCAGATGCAGATGGACGGCACTCTCGACGAGCTCATCGAGCAGCTCATCGAGCGGATGGAGCAGGAAGACTACATCTCCATCGACCAGCCGCACGATCCGGCCAAGCAGTCGAGCGTCGGCGGGCAGGTGGGCCGCAACGAGTCGCAGGCGCGCTTCGAGGTCACCGACAAGAGCCTCGACTTCCTGGGCTTCAAGACCCTGCGCGACTTGCTCGGGTCCCTTGGCAAGTCGAGCTTCGGGCGCCACGACACCCGCGACCTGGCCACCGGCATCGAGGCCAGCGGCTCCGCCAAGCAGTACGAGTTCGGCGACACCTTGAACCTCGACATCACCGCCACTCTCTCCAGCGCCATCCAGCGCGAAGGCCTGGCCCTGCCGCTGAACATCGAGTACGCCGACCTCCAGGTCCACCAGTGCGAGTACCAATCGTCGTGCGCCACCGTGCTCATGCTCGACTGCTCGCACTCCATGATCCTGTACGGCGAAGACCGCTTCACGCCGGCGAAAAAGGTCGCCATGGCGCTCTCTCACCTGATCCGCACCCAGTACCCGGGCGATTCCCTCTCGCTGATCCTCTTCCACGACTCGGCGGAAGAGGTGCCGCTGGCGCAACTGGCGCGGGTGAAGGTCGGCCCCTACTACACCAACACCCGCGAGGGCCTGCGGCTGGCGCAGCGCATCCTGCAACGCCAGCGCAAGGACATGAAGCAGATCGTCATGATCACCGACGGCAAGCCCTCGGCCCTCACCCTCGAAGACGGCCGCATCTACAAGAACGCTTTCGGCCTGGACCCGCTGGTGGTCAGCCAGACGCTGGAAGAAGTGGCCAAGTGCAAGCGCGCCGGGGTCCTGATCAATACTTTCATGCTGGCCTCCGATCACGGCCTGGTGCAGTTCGTGCAGAAGGTCACCGAGATGTGCCGCGGCAAGGCCTACTTCACCACGCCCTACACCCTCGGCCAGTACCTGCTGATGGATTACATGAGCCGGAAAACCAAGACCATCCACTAACAACCCAGTGTCATCCCGAACGCCTTTAGGCGTGAGGGACCTGCTTTCTGTCGCGGCAGCAGGTCCCTCGCGGCTGAAGCCCGCTCGGGATGACACCAGCTCGAAGTACACTGTCGCCATGGAAATCACCACCATTCAGCCCTTTCTCGACTATTTCGAACGCGTGCGCGAGCGCACCATGCGCCTGGTGAAGTGCATCCCGCCGGAAAAGCTCGATTGGACCTACCGCGAGGGCAAGTTCACGCTCGGCGACCTGGCGCGGCACATCGCGGTGACCGAGCGCTACTTGTTCGCGGAGAGCGTGAAGGGCGGTAAGAACAGCTATCCCGGCTGCGGCCGCGACCTGGCCGACGGCTTCGAGAACGTGCTCCGCTTCATGGAACGCATGCACGCCGAATCCATGGCTATCTTCTCGAAGATCACCGACGAGGACTTGAAGAAGAAGATCTTTGCCGCCGACGGCTCCACCATCACCATGTGGAAGATGCTTCGCTCGATGATCGAGCATGAGGCGCACCACCGCGGCGAGATGTACGTCTATCTCGGCATGCTGGGGGTGGCGGTGCCGCCGCTCTACGGCATGACCTCGGAGCAGGTGCGCGAGGTCGCGCAGAAGGCCGCCGCTACAGCGTGATTGCTTCGCGACGGAAGCTAGGCCGGCTTCTTGGGCGCCGTTTCCTCGGCCTGGAAGCCTACTTTGCCATGGGTCCCATCGCAGAACGGCTTGTTGCTGGAGTGACCGCAACGGCAAAGGGCGAACACCGGCTTGCCCGTTAGGTCGTACTGGTTACCTTCGTAGTCGAGCAACATCGCTTCGCCTTCGGCCCCCTCGACGCGGAAGGGACCATTCTTCTTGGCAGTGATCTTGATCGCCATTCTCTCCTCCGAAGCTCGATTCCAGCGGCGAGCAGGATACCATTTCGGCGGTCAAAGCCGCGCACATTGACCCCGGGCCGCGGCTATAATCCTGCGTTGCCGCGCGGCCTCGCCACTTCCGCTTTCTTGGCCCTCGCCTGCGCCCTGGCACTTCCCGCGCAGGAGATCGCCATTTCCGCTGGCGGCAAGACCATCCGCATCCCCAAGATC harbors:
- a CDS encoding VWA domain-containing protein — encoded protein: MKFVKYSKYVGDPASEMSMEDLLNALSDYLLNSGFQNPYAQFYEMNEQSLEELKQAIEQALLNGELFDEEVRDRLQQMQMDGTLDELIEQLIERMEQEDYISIDQPHDPAKQSSVGGQVGRNESQARFEVTDKSLDFLGFKTLRDLLGSLGKSSFGRHDTRDLATGIEASGSAKQYEFGDTLNLDITATLSSAIQREGLALPLNIEYADLQVHQCEYQSSCATVLMLDCSHSMILYGEDRFTPAKKVAMALSHLIRTQYPGDSLSLILFHDSAEEVPLAQLARVKVGPYYTNTREGLRLAQRILQRQRKDMKQIVMITDGKPSALTLEDGRIYKNAFGLDPLVVSQTLEEVAKCKRAGVLINTFMLASDHGLVQFVQKVTEMCRGKAYFTTPYTLGQYLLMDYMSRKTKTIH
- a CDS encoding DinB family protein, with translation MEITTIQPFLDYFERVRERTMRLVKCIPPEKLDWTYREGKFTLGDLARHIAVTERYLFAESVKGGKNSYPGCGRDLADGFENVLRFMERMHAESMAIFSKITDEDLKKKIFAADGSTITMWKMLRSMIEHEAHHRGEMYVYLGMLGVAVPPLYGMTSEQVREVAQKAAATA
- a CDS encoding CDGSH iron-sulfur domain-containing protein, with the translated sequence MAIKITAKKNGPFRVEGAEGEAMLLDYEGNQYDLTGKPVFALCRCGHSSNKPFCDGTHGKVGFQAEETAPKKPA